In Holophagales bacterium, one DNA window encodes the following:
- a CDS encoding 4Fe-4S binding protein produces the protein MLFDANSVPADKQCPRIDYDTCINDNACVEACPEKIIVTNDDGQLELDSYDKCPTGCRECINICPVEALTWPS, from the coding sequence GCCTGCCGACAAGCAGTGCCCGCGGATCGACTACGACACCTGCATCAACGACAACGCCTGTGTCGAAGCGTGCCCGGAAAAGATCATCGTCACCAACGACGACGGTCAGCTCGAGCTCGACTCCTACGACAAGTGCCCGACGGGTTGCCGCGAGTGCATCAATATCTGCCCGGTCGAGGCGTTGACCTGGCCCAGCTGA